TTCCCGCCTGTGCAATCACCTCTTCAGGCTCCTCTGCAACTAGGCCGCCCACGCGACCTCGTGGCACAAACCGGCCACCGCACCGGAGGCATCCCCCGCGGCCACCTCGCCCGCCCTGCGCGCCATCTCCGCGAGCGCGCCCCGATCCGCCTCCAGTTCGCGCAACTGCCCGGCCATTGCCCCGGCCGTCAGCACGGGCTGGAGAATCATCCGGGCGGCCCCCAGCTCCACCAGATAGCGGGCGTTGCCCTCCTGGTGGCCGTGGGTCGCGGTCGGCAGCGGGATCAGGACGGCCGGAAGGGCCGACGCGCCCAGTTCGCCCACCGTCATGGCACCGGCCCTCGAGATGGCCAGATGCGCCCAGC
The window above is part of the bacterium genome. Proteins encoded here:
- a CDS encoding glycosyltransferase codes for the protein FPAAAPYFDREKVRATGLPLRENIARAGQRSADFWSGPLRVLIFGGSQGAHAINQAVMEALPLLGDLIGRLRFVHQTGEADFEAVRAAYESAGAEAEVAPFFYDMPERYGWAHLAISRAGAMTVGELGASALPAVLIPLPTATHGHQEGNARYLVELGAARMILQPVLTAGAMAGQLRELEADRGALAEMARRAGEVAAGDASGAVAGLCHEVAWAA